The following are from one region of the Methyloversatilis discipulorum genome:
- the hscA gene encoding Fe-S protein assembly chaperone HscA: MALLQIAEPGESTAPHQHRLAVGIDLGTTNSLVATVRNSVPVVLNDENGRALLPSVVRYFADGRTVVGHAAQAAQAQDPRNTIASVKRFMGRGLADVAHVESMPYVFEDAPGMVRLRTAQGAKSPVEVSADILRTLRERAEASLGGTLTGAVITVPAYFDDAQRQATKDAARVAGLEVLRLLNEPTAAAIAYGLDNASEGIYAVYDLGGGTFDISILKLSRGVFEVLATSGDAALGGDDFDHRVYCWLIEASRIGPPGLEDMRTLYMEARRAKEVLSAQDAVHIGLKLSGGEEIDVTLTRDAFADMTKKLVEKTLAPTRKALRDAGLSPEDVKGVVMVGGATRMPHVQRAVGEFFGQEPLTNLDPDKVVAIGAAIQANVLAGNRSADEDWLLLDVIPLSLGLETMGGLVEKIIPRNSTIPTARAQEFTTFKDGQTAMAIHVVQGERERVSDCRSLARFELRGIPAMVAGAARIRVSFQVDADGLLSVSAREMGTGIEARIEVKPSYGLGDDEVTRMLREGFEHAQEDMSARALAEQRVEAQRLGEATHAALAADGDLLDPAERAAIDAVLVDLANAAAGEDTPAIKKAIDALGRSTDEFAARRMNRSIQRALAGRSVESL; the protein is encoded by the coding sequence ATGGCCCTGCTGCAGATCGCCGAACCCGGCGAATCCACCGCGCCGCACCAGCACCGGCTGGCTGTGGGCATAGATCTGGGCACCACGAATTCACTGGTCGCCACCGTACGCAACAGCGTGCCGGTGGTGCTGAACGACGAGAACGGTCGCGCGCTGCTGCCCTCGGTCGTGCGCTATTTCGCCGACGGTCGCACTGTCGTCGGCCACGCCGCACAGGCGGCGCAGGCGCAGGATCCGCGCAACACCATTGCCTCGGTCAAGCGTTTCATGGGGCGCGGTCTGGCCGACGTCGCGCACGTCGAGTCGATGCCCTATGTGTTCGAGGACGCGCCGGGCATGGTTCGCCTGCGTACGGCGCAGGGTGCGAAAAGCCCGGTCGAAGTGTCGGCCGACATCCTGCGCACACTGCGTGAGCGCGCCGAAGCCAGCCTGGGCGGTACGCTGACTGGCGCCGTCATTACGGTGCCCGCCTATTTTGATGACGCCCAGCGTCAGGCGACCAAGGACGCGGCGCGTGTGGCTGGCCTCGAAGTGCTGCGCCTGCTGAACGAGCCGACCGCCGCCGCCATCGCCTACGGCCTCGACAATGCCTCGGAGGGCATCTACGCGGTCTATGACCTCGGCGGTGGCACCTTCGACATATCGATCCTGAAGCTGTCGCGTGGCGTGTTCGAAGTGCTGGCGACCAGCGGTGACGCCGCGCTCGGCGGCGACGACTTCGACCATCGCGTCTATTGCTGGCTGATCGAAGCGTCGCGCATCGGCCCGCCGGGGCTGGAGGACATGCGCACGCTGTACATGGAAGCGCGTCGCGCCAAGGAAGTGCTCTCCGCACAGGATGCGGTGCACATCGGCCTCAAGTTGAGCGGTGGCGAGGAGATCGACGTCACACTGACGCGCGATGCTTTCGCCGACATGACGAAGAAGCTGGTGGAAAAGACGCTGGCGCCGACCCGCAAGGCATTGCGCGACGCCGGTCTGTCGCCGGAAGACGTCAAGGGCGTCGTGATGGTCGGCGGCGCCACCCGCATGCCGCACGTGCAGCGTGCGGTGGGTGAGTTCTTCGGCCAGGAGCCGCTGACCAATCTCGACCCGGACAAGGTGGTCGCCATCGGCGCCGCCATCCAGGCCAATGTGCTCGCGGGCAACCGCAGCGCCGACGAGGACTGGCTGCTGCTCGACGTGATTCCGCTGTCGCTTGGACTGGAAACGATGGGCGGGCTGGTCGAGAAGATCATTCCGCGCAATTCGACGATTCCGACTGCGCGCGCGCAGGAATTCACCACGTTCAAGGACGGCCAGACGGCGATGGCCATCCACGTCGTGCAGGGCGAACGCGAGCGCGTGTCCGACTGCCGTTCGCTGGCCCGCTTCGAACTGCGCGGCATTCCGGCCATGGTGGCCGGCGCGGCGCGCATCCGTGTCAGTTTCCAGGTCGACGCCGACGGATTGCTCAGTGTTTCGGCGCGCGAGATGGGCACCGGCATCGAGGCGCGCATCGAGGTCAAGCCGAGCTACGGCCTGGGCGACGATGAAGTCACGCGCATGCTGCGCGAGGGCTTCGAGCACGCGCAGGAAGACATGAGCGCGCGCGCCCTGGCCGAACAGCGTGTCGAGGCGCAGCGTCTGGGCGAGGCGACGCACGCGGCGCTGGCCGCCGACGGCGATCTGCTGGATCCGGCCGAACGCGCCGCGATCGACGCAGTGCTGGTCGACCTGGCGAACGCCGCCGCTGGCGAGGACACCCCCGCAATCAAGAAGGCGATCGACGCGCTAGGCCGCAGCACCGACGAGTTCGCCGCCCGCCGCATGAACCGCAGCATCCAGCGTGCGCTGGCCGGTCGCAGCGTCGAATCACTGTAA
- the hscB gene encoding Fe-S protein assembly co-chaperone HscB, translated as MSESTGLLPEADLFSRDHFALFGLPRRFEIDERALESRYHELQSAAHPDRHAHRAEQERRLSMQWATRINEGYRLLRSSLSRARYLLELEGIDVGAENNTAMPADFLMQQMEWREALDEARDARDVDALDALARNLRQARRDAETLLARQLDVDHDRAAAAATVRRMMFIAKLGEDIAEAHETLEN; from the coding sequence ATGTCTGAGTCCACCGGCCTGCTGCCCGAAGCCGATCTGTTCAGCCGCGATCACTTCGCGCTGTTCGGTCTGCCGCGCCGCTTCGAGATCGACGAACGCGCGCTCGAATCGCGTTACCACGAGCTGCAGTCGGCGGCGCACCCTGACCGCCACGCGCACCGTGCGGAACAGGAGCGCCGGCTGTCGATGCAGTGGGCCACGCGCATCAACGAAGGTTACCGGCTGCTGCGCTCGTCGCTGTCGCGCGCGCGCTATCTGCTGGAACTGGAAGGCATCGATGTCGGCGCCGAGAACAACACGGCGATGCCAGCTGACTTCCTGATGCAGCAGATGGAATGGCGCGAGGCGCTGGACGAGGCGCGCGACGCGCGTGACGTCGATGCGCTGGACGCACTGGCGCGCAATCTGCGCCAGGCTCGCCGCGATGCCGAAACGCTGCTGGCCCGCCAGCTTGATGTCGACCACGACAGGGCTGCGGCTGCCGCCACCGTGCGTCGCATGATGTTCATCGCGAAGCTCGGCGAGGACATCGCCGAGGCACACGAAACACTGGAAAACTGA
- the iscA gene encoding iron-sulfur cluster assembly protein IscA, which yields MGVTLSEKAAKHVANYIAKRGRGVGLRLGVRTSGCSGMAYKLEFADDFAADDLIFESHGVKVLIDPKSLPYLEGTELDFVREGLNEGFKFNNPNVKDECGCGESFNV from the coding sequence ATGGGTGTCACACTGAGCGAGAAAGCGGCGAAGCACGTCGCCAACTACATCGCCAAGCGCGGTCGCGGTGTCGGCCTGCGCCTTGGCGTGCGTACCAGCGGCTGTTCGGGCATGGCCTACAAGCTTGAGTTTGCCGACGACTTCGCGGCGGACGATCTCATTTTCGAGAGCCATGGCGTCAAGGTACTGATCGACCCGAAAAGCCTGCCCTACCTCGAAGGAACCGAACTGGACTTCGTGCGCGAAGGCCTGAACGAGGGGTTCAAGTTCAACAACCCCAACGTGAAGGACGAGTGCGGCTGCGGCGAAAGCTTCAATGTCTGA
- the iscU gene encoding Fe-S cluster assembly scaffold IscU yields the protein MAYSDKLLDHYENPRNVGSFGKEDDDVGTGMVGAPACGDVMKLQIKVGADGIIEDAKFKTYGCGSAIASSSLVTEWVKGKTLDQAMEIKNTAIAEELALPPVKIHCSILAEDAIKAAVEDYRKKHGAVAPESDAA from the coding sequence ATGGCCTATAGCGACAAACTGCTCGACCACTACGAAAACCCCCGCAACGTCGGCTCCTTCGGCAAGGAAGACGACGACGTCGGCACCGGCATGGTCGGTGCGCCGGCCTGCGGCGACGTGATGAAGCTGCAGATCAAGGTCGGCGCGGACGGCATCATCGAGGACGCCAAGTTCAAGACCTACGGCTGCGGCTCGGCCATCGCGTCGAGTTCGCTGGTGACCGAATGGGTCAAGGGCAAGACGCTCGACCAGGCGATGGAGATCAAGAACACCGCCATCGCCGAGGAACTGGCACTGCCGCCGGTGAAGATCCACTGCTCCATCCTCGCCGAAGATGCGATCAAGGCGGCGGTCGAGGATTACCGCAAGAAGCACGGCGCCGTTGCGCCGGAGTCCGACGCAGCCTGA
- a CDS encoding IscS subfamily cysteine desulfurase, producing the protein MLKFPIYLDYSATTPVDPRVAAKMIPWLTEHFGNPASRSHAYGWEAEAAVEEAREQVAKLVNADPKEIVWTSGATESNNLAIKGAAHFYSGKGKHIITMRTEHKAVLDTFRELEREGFEATYLDPKDDGLIDLDVFRAALRPDTVLVSIMFVNNEIGVIQPIAEIGEICREKGIIFHVDAAQATGKVAIDLDKLKVDLMSFSAHKTYGPKGIGALYVRRKPRIRLEAQMHGGGHERGLRSGTLATHQIVGMGEAFRIAREEMGAENERVRMLRDRLLKGLQDIEATYVNGDLEARVPHNLNISFAYVEGESLIMAIKEVAVSSGSACTSASLEPSYVLRALGREDELAHSSIRFSIGRFTTEEEVDFTIDLLHRKIGKLRELSPLWEMVQEGVDLNTVQWAHH; encoded by the coding sequence ATGCTGAAATTCCCGATCTACCTCGACTACTCGGCGACCACGCCGGTCGATCCGCGCGTGGCGGCCAAGATGATTCCCTGGCTGACCGAGCACTTCGGCAACCCGGCGTCGCGCAGCCATGCCTACGGCTGGGAAGCGGAAGCCGCGGTCGAGGAGGCGCGCGAACAGGTGGCCAAGCTGGTCAATGCCGACCCGAAGGAGATCGTCTGGACCTCGGGGGCGACCGAGTCGAACAACCTCGCCATCAAGGGCGCGGCGCATTTCTACTCGGGCAAGGGCAAGCACATCATCACGATGCGCACCGAACACAAGGCGGTGCTCGATACCTTCCGCGAACTCGAACGCGAAGGCTTCGAGGCCACCTATCTCGATCCGAAGGACGACGGTCTGATCGATCTGGACGTGTTCCGCGCCGCACTTCGCCCGGACACCGTGCTGGTATCCATCATGTTCGTGAATAACGAGATCGGCGTCATTCAGCCGATCGCCGAGATCGGTGAGATCTGCCGCGAGAAGGGCATCATCTTCCACGTCGACGCCGCTCAGGCGACCGGCAAGGTGGCGATCGACCTCGACAAGCTGAAGGTCGACCTGATGAGCTTCTCGGCGCACAAGACCTACGGCCCGAAGGGCATCGGCGCGCTGTACGTGCGGCGCAAGCCGCGCATCCGTCTGGAAGCGCAGATGCACGGCGGTGGTCACGAGCGTGGCCTGCGTTCGGGCACGCTGGCGACGCACCAGATCGTCGGCATGGGCGAGGCCTTCCGCATCGCACGCGAGGAAATGGGCGCCGAGAACGAGCGCGTGCGCATGCTGCGCGACCGTCTGCTCAAGGGTCTGCAGGACATCGAGGCGACCTATGTGAACGGCGACCTGGAAGCGCGCGTGCCGCACAACCTGAACATCAGCTTCGCCTACGTCGAAGGTGAGTCGCTGATCATGGCGATCAAGGAAGTGGCGGTGTCTTCCGGCTCGGCCTGTACTTCTGCCAGCCTGGAACCGTCGTACGTGCTGCGTGCCCTCGGGCGCGAGGACGAGCTGGCGCACAGCTCGATCCGCTTCTCGATCGGCCGCTTCACCACCGAAGAGGAAGTCGACTTCACCATCGATCTGCTCCACCGCAAGATCGGCAAGCTGCGCGAACTGTCGCCGCTGTGGGAAATGGTGCAGGAAGGTGTGGATCTGAATACCGTGCAGTGGGCTCATCACTGA
- a CDS encoding cysteine desulfurase family protein produces the protein MFAPVYLDHNASTPLLDAVREAMLPWLGVRFGNASSRHEYGRAARRAIDDARAQVAAAVKAHPTEVVFTSGGSEANNLFIKGAAARMKPGVIAVSAIEHPCVREPARQLVRSGWELAGIAADTQGRVLVDTLDPRAALVSVMAANNETGVLQDIPAFAAAAKCSGAWLHSDAVQALGKIELDFRALGVAAMTLSAHKIGGPQGAGALVLDKRVDIEPLIAGGGHERGLRSGTENIAAIVGFGVACEQAVAALGARRDAMQAQRARIEGCVAALGGVVFGAQADRLPNTCYFALTGIDGETLVGKLDRAGFAVASGAACSSASPEPSRTLTAMGVEAELARGAVRVSVGAATTMQDVDDFCSALVRVADELRGLRAMAAA, from the coding sequence ATGTTTGCGCCGGTCTACCTCGACCATAACGCCAGCACGCCGCTGCTCGATGCGGTGCGCGAGGCGATGCTGCCCTGGCTCGGCGTGCGTTTCGGCAATGCGTCGAGCCGCCACGAGTACGGCCGCGCAGCCCGCCGAGCGATTGACGATGCACGTGCGCAGGTGGCGGCCGCCGTGAAGGCGCACCCGACCGAGGTGGTATTCACCAGCGGTGGTTCGGAAGCGAACAACCTGTTTATCAAGGGCGCTGCGGCCCGCATGAAGCCGGGCGTGATCGCGGTGTCGGCGATCGAGCACCCGTGCGTGCGCGAACCGGCGCGCCAACTCGTGCGCAGCGGCTGGGAACTGGCCGGCATCGCGGCCGACACGCAGGGCAGGGTGCTGGTCGATACGCTGGACCCGCGCGCGGCGCTGGTGTCGGTGATGGCGGCGAACAACGAAACCGGCGTGCTGCAGGACATTCCTGCCTTCGCGGCCGCGGCCAAGTGCAGTGGCGCCTGGCTGCACAGCGATGCCGTACAGGCGCTGGGCAAGATTGAACTGGATTTCCGCGCGCTGGGCGTGGCAGCGATGACGCTGTCGGCGCACAAGATTGGCGGTCCTCAGGGTGCGGGTGCACTGGTGCTGGACAAGCGGGTCGATATCGAGCCGCTGATCGCCGGAGGCGGCCACGAGCGCGGCCTGCGCTCCGGCACCGAGAACATCGCGGCCATCGTCGGTTTCGGCGTGGCCTGCGAACAGGCGGTTGCCGCGCTCGGCGCCCGGCGCGACGCGATGCAGGCGCAGCGTGCGCGCATCGAGGGCTGCGTGGCGGCGCTCGGTGGCGTCGTGTTCGGTGCGCAGGCCGATCGCTTGCCCAACACCTGCTATTTCGCGCTGACGGGCATCGATGGCGAAACCCTGGTCGGCAAGCTCGATCGAGCCGGTTTCGCGGTGGCCAGCGGGGCTGCCTGTTCCAGCGCTTCGCCCGAACCGTCGCGCACGCTGACGGCGATGGGCGTCGAGGCGGAACTGGCGCGCGGCGCGGTGCGGGTGAGCGTCGGCGCGGCGACGACGATGCAGGACGTGGATGATTTTTGCAGCGCGCTGGTGCGGGTCGCGGACGAACTCCGCGGGCTGCGGGCGATGGCTGCGGCGTGA
- the iscR gene encoding Fe-S cluster assembly transcriptional regulator IscR: MRLTTKGRFAVTAMLDLALRQENGPVTLSGVAERQRISLSYLEQLFGKLRRQELVASVRGPGGGYCLARDARTISVAQIIIAVDEPLDATQCGGKENCLDEHRCMTHDLWSNLSRHMFDYLDSINLHDLMVQQRERNSHKVVLHDHAPRTCSTEPASVQA, encoded by the coding sequence ATGAGACTGACCACCAAAGGACGCTTCGCAGTCACTGCGATGCTCGACCTCGCCCTGCGGCAGGAAAACGGTCCGGTCACGCTGTCCGGCGTGGCCGAGCGCCAGCGCATCAGCCTGTCCTACCTCGAACAGCTTTTCGGCAAGCTGCGCCGCCAGGAACTGGTGGCCAGCGTGCGTGGCCCGGGCGGTGGCTACTGTCTGGCGCGCGACGCGCGCACGATCTCGGTGGCGCAAATCATCATCGCGGTGGACGAGCCGCTCGACGCGACCCAGTGCGGCGGCAAGGAAAACTGTCTGGACGAACACCGCTGCATGACGCACGACCTGTGGTCCAACCTCAGTCGTCACATGTTCGATTACCTCGACTCGATCAATCTGCACGATCTGATGGTGCAGCAGCGCGAGCGCAACAGTCACAAGGTGGTGCTGCACGACCACGCGCCGCGTACCTGTTCGACCGAGCCGGCGAGCGTGCAGGCCTGA
- the cysE gene encoding serine O-acetyltransferase, which translates to MFQRLREDVASVLDRDPAARSAFEVLTCYPGIHALFIHRMANACWRRGFLWLGRFLSHIGRVLTGIEIHPGATMGRRVFIDHGMGVVIGETAVVGDECTIYQGVTLGGTSLYRGAKRHPTLGRGVVIGAGAQVLGGFDVGDGAKIGSCAVVVKPVPAGATAVGNPARIIEATAPGVEDEKKRRAEQAGFTAYGVTRDMEDPMAKALTALVDHALESDRRIECLLQKLERAGIQLDDEAKEEMADHSHVDLDKIRTNC; encoded by the coding sequence ATGTTCCAACGCCTGCGCGAAGACGTTGCCAGCGTGCTCGACCGTGACCCGGCCGCCCGCTCCGCCTTCGAAGTGCTGACCTGCTATCCGGGCATTCACGCGCTGTTCATCCATCGCATGGCCAACGCCTGCTGGCGCCGTGGTTTCCTGTGGCTCGGCCGCTTCCTGTCGCACATCGGCCGTGTGCTGACCGGCATCGAAATCCACCCGGGGGCGACCATGGGGCGACGCGTGTTCATCGATCACGGCATGGGTGTGGTGATCGGCGAGACGGCCGTGGTGGGCGACGAATGCACGATCTATCAAGGGGTTACGCTGGGCGGAACTTCGCTGTACCGCGGTGCGAAGCGCCATCCGACCTTGGGTCGTGGTGTCGTCATCGGGGCCGGTGCGCAGGTGCTGGGTGGTTTCGATGTCGGTGACGGCGCCAAGATCGGCTCCTGTGCGGTGGTCGTGAAACCGGTGCCAGCCGGCGCGACGGCCGTCGGCAACCCGGCGCGGATCATCGAGGCGACCGCACCCGGTGTCGAGGACGAGAAGAAGCGGCGTGCCGAACAGGCCGGTTTCACCGCCTACGGCGTCACCCGCGACATGGAAGATCCTATGGCCAAGGCGCTCACCGCGCTGGTCGATCACGCGCTGGAAAGCGACCGCCGCATCGAGTGCCTGCTGCAGAAACTCGAACGCGCCGGCATACAGCTCGACGACGAGGCCAAGGAGGAAATGGCCGACCACTCGCACGTCGATCTGGACAAGATCCGTACGAATTGTTGA
- a CDS encoding RNA methyltransferase yields the protein MNPFASLDRVRVVMSHTTHPGNIGACARAMKVMGLSRLYLVNPKHFPHEDAVAMSSGATDVLDNAVVVDSIEAALAGTVAQAALTARRREMALPVRDVRSAATELATLLAGSDAEVALVFGTESSGLTNEEVAMCSLPVTISTSETYRSLNVAAAAQIMCHELRMAVGGAVLPAEAPPELAPHEGLESLYALFEQLMLESGFLDRVNPGRALPRLRRLFGRAQVEAEELHLLMGALKAIGGKKPRAPER from the coding sequence ATGAACCCGTTCGCTTCTCTCGACCGCGTGCGCGTGGTCATGTCGCACACCACCCATCCGGGCAATATCGGCGCCTGTGCGCGAGCGATGAAGGTGATGGGGCTGTCGCGCCTCTATCTGGTCAATCCTAAGCACTTCCCGCACGAGGACGCGGTGGCGATGAGTTCCGGCGCGACCGACGTGCTCGACAACGCGGTGGTTGTGGACAGCATCGAGGCCGCGCTCGCCGGCACCGTTGCACAGGCGGCGCTGACCGCGCGACGGCGCGAAATGGCGCTGCCGGTGCGCGACGTGCGCTCGGCTGCCACCGAACTGGCCACGCTGCTGGCGGGCAGCGATGCGGAGGTGGCGCTGGTGTTCGGTACCGAAAGCTCGGGCCTCACCAACGAGGAGGTGGCAATGTGTTCGCTGCCGGTCACCATTTCGACCAGTGAAACCTACCGCTCGCTGAATGTCGCGGCCGCCGCCCAGATCATGTGCCACGAGCTGCGCATGGCGGTCGGTGGCGCCGTGCTGCCGGCCGAAGCGCCCCCCGAGCTTGCGCCGCACGAGGGCCTGGAAAGCCTGTACGCGCTGTTCGAGCAGCTGATGCTGGAATCCGGTTTCCTCGACCGGGTGAATCCGGGCCGCGCACTGCCGCGTCTGCGTCGTCTGTTCGGCCGGGCCCAGGTCGAGGCGGAGGAGTTGCACCTGCTGATGGGCGCGCTCAAGGCCATCGGAGGCAAGAAGCCACGCGCCCCGGAGCGGTAG
- a CDS encoding inositol monophosphatase family protein has product MHPTLTTAVKAARRAGQIITRASQDVDLLKVSSKRQNDFVTEVDRAAEDAIVGILREAYPDHAILAEESGESGPESEYRWIIDPLDGTTNFIHGMPQYAVSIALEHRGQMQSAVVFDPVRNEMFTASRGRGAFLNDRRIRVSRRAKLGEALLGTGFPYRVWDHVDAYLGMFKSLMEKTSGLRRPGAAALDLAYVACGRFDGFFEIGLSPWDIAGGSLLVSEAGGLVGNLQGETGYMESGNLVAATPRIYPAILQAIEPHLTDALRG; this is encoded by the coding sequence ATGCATCCGACGCTCACCACCGCCGTCAAGGCCGCCCGCCGTGCGGGTCAGATCATTACCCGGGCCAGCCAGGATGTGGACCTGTTGAAGGTCAGCAGCAAACGCCAGAACGATTTCGTGACCGAGGTCGACCGTGCCGCTGAAGACGCCATCGTTGGCATCCTGCGCGAGGCCTATCCGGACCACGCCATTCTAGCCGAGGAGAGCGGCGAGTCCGGCCCCGAGTCGGAGTACCGCTGGATCATCGATCCGCTGGATGGCACCACCAACTTCATCCACGGCATGCCGCAGTACGCCGTATCGATCGCGCTCGAACACCGCGGCCAGATGCAGTCGGCCGTCGTGTTCGATCCGGTTCGCAACGAGATGTTCACCGCCAGCCGTGGCCGCGGTGCCTTCCTGAACGACCGCCGCATCCGCGTGTCGCGTCGCGCCAAGCTGGGTGAGGCACTGCTTGGCACCGGCTTCCCATACCGCGTGTGGGACCACGTCGATGCCTATCTGGGCATGTTCAAGTCGCTGATGGAAAAGACTTCCGGCCTGCGCCGCCCCGGGGCTGCGGCGCTCGATCTGGCCTACGTCGCCTGCGGCCGCTTCGACGGCTTCTTCGAGATCGGCCTGTCGCCGTGGGACATCGCCGGCGGCAGCTTGCTGGTGAGCGAAGCCGGCGGGCTGGTCGGCAATCTGCAGGGTGAAACCGGCTATATGGAAAGCGGCAATCTGGTCGCCGCCACGCCGCGCATCTACCCGGCCATCCTGCAGGCCATCGAACCGCACCTGACCGACGCCCTGCGCGGCTGA
- a CDS encoding methyl-accepting chemotaxis protein, whose translation MFANWTLRSKMLAVGAAALAGMLMIGVIGAFEMRSAAHEQRMQLLQALVESTRAQIGYYEQLQKDGKLTREQAQAQAREALRNVRFQQREYFYIYTMDGVNVLHPTQPHREGKPFINEQDKVGKLFVADIVKAGQAGGGFVDYHFPRPNETEAVRKVAYVAPVPDWQWVVGTGLYVDDVEAAFREDLAINLGIVIVLAGVVLALVIAIGRSVMRQVGGEPAVAVQAMKKVVEGDLRAGIGNAPAGSMLAELDTLISRLRNTVSEISAGAQKVGAATADISATSRQVAGSAQQQTDSTQTMAAAMEELTVSITHISENAGETERQSIESSEMAVAGERQVHEAAEEMRSLADAVVQASERIASLSARANEVGGIATAINDIAAQTNLLALNAAIEAARAGEQGRGFAVVADEVRKLAERTTQATLQIGQTVSAIRGESEAAVSAMDAASERARNSVNSAEQSADMLRRIAEGATRARELVAEVANSTREQGIASNSLAGQIEQVAQMVEATSQGMHATATATEELTRVAGDLTSVVSRFRC comes from the coding sequence ATGTTCGCCAACTGGACTTTGCGAAGCAAGATGCTGGCGGTGGGCGCGGCCGCATTGGCCGGTATGCTCATGATCGGCGTCATCGGCGCCTTCGAGATGCGCAGCGCCGCGCACGAGCAGCGCATGCAGCTGCTGCAGGCGCTGGTCGAGTCCACCCGGGCGCAGATCGGTTACTACGAGCAGTTGCAGAAGGACGGCAAGCTGACGCGCGAACAGGCGCAGGCCCAGGCGCGGGAGGCCCTGCGCAACGTGCGCTTCCAGCAGCGCGAATACTTTTACATCTACACCATGGACGGCGTGAACGTGCTGCATCCGACGCAGCCGCACCGCGAGGGCAAGCCTTTCATCAACGAGCAGGACAAGGTCGGCAAGCTTTTCGTGGCCGACATCGTGAAGGCGGGACAGGCCGGCGGGGGATTCGTCGATTACCACTTCCCGCGCCCCAACGAGACCGAGGCCGTGCGCAAGGTAGCCTACGTCGCCCCGGTGCCGGACTGGCAATGGGTGGTCGGCACCGGGCTCTACGTCGATGACGTGGAAGCGGCCTTCCGCGAGGATCTGGCGATCAATTTGGGCATCGTCATCGTGCTTGCCGGCGTCGTGCTGGCGCTGGTGATCGCGATCGGCCGCTCGGTCATGAGACAGGTCGGCGGCGAGCCGGCGGTGGCTGTCCAGGCGATGAAGAAGGTGGTCGAGGGCGATCTGCGCGCGGGGATTGGTAATGCGCCGGCCGGCAGCATGCTGGCGGAGCTGGACACGCTGATCTCCCGGCTGCGCAATACGGTGTCCGAGATCAGCGCCGGCGCGCAGAAGGTGGGCGCTGCCACCGCCGACATCAGTGCTACCTCGCGCCAGGTTGCAGGATCGGCGCAGCAGCAGACCGACTCCACCCAGACCATGGCGGCCGCGATGGAAGAGCTGACTGTGAGCATCACCCACATCTCCGAAAATGCCGGCGAGACCGAAAGGCAGTCGATCGAGTCGTCGGAAATGGCCGTGGCGGGTGAACGGCAGGTGCACGAAGCGGCGGAGGAAATGCGTTCGCTGGCCGACGCGGTGGTGCAGGCGAGCGAGCGTATCGCCTCGCTGAGCGCTCGCGCCAACGAGGTGGGCGGCATCGCGACGGCGATCAACGACATTGCCGCGCAGACTAATCTGCTGGCACTGAATGCCGCTATCGAGGCGGCGCGTGCCGGCGAGCAGGGCAGGGGCTTCGCGGTGGTGGCCGACGAAGTGCGCAAGCTGGCCGAACGCACGACGCAGGCGACGCTGCAGATCGGTCAGACGGTCAGTGCGATACGCGGGGAAAGCGAAGCAGCGGTCAGTGCGATGGATGCGGCTTCCGAGCGGGCGCGCAACAGCGTGAACTCCGCCGAACAGTCGGCCGACATGCTGCGCCGGATCGCCGAGGGCGCGACCCGCGCCCGCGAACTGGTGGCAGAGGTGGCCAACTCGACACGCGAACAGGGCATCGCCAGCAACAGCCTGGCGGGTCAGATAGAGCAGGTGGCGCAGATGGTCGAGGCGACCAGCCAGGGCATGCACGCCACCGCCACGGCGACGGAAGAGCTGACCCGGGTGGCGGGCGACCTCACTAGCGTCGTGTCCCGCTTCCGCTGCTGA